In Citrus sinensis cultivar Valencia sweet orange chromosome 4, DVS_A1.0, whole genome shotgun sequence, one DNA window encodes the following:
- the LOC102617216 gene encoding uncharacterized protein LOC102617216, giving the protein MGKVSLFIYVTIALLLLLLLSKSPNKPHSNRRHRRLKVRSSFNFRPTHHEPVPFDPLVADIERRREDRQWEKQYIEHAHHELSHNHDAAPGEEAQPEWEDFMNAEDYLNDEEKFNVTDRLVLLFPKIDVNPADGYINEDELTDWNMQQAERDVMHRTQREMETHDKNKDGFVSFAEYEPPTWVRNSDNNSFGYDMGWWKEEHFNASDADGDGLLNLTEFNDFLHPADTKNPKLILWLSKEEVRERDSDRDGKVNFKEFFHGLFDLVRNYDDEGHNSSHPSDDTMDAPARQLFGQLDKDGDGYLSDVELLPIIGKLHPSERYYAKQQADYIISQADTDKDGRLTLLEMIENPYVFYSAIFTDEDDDDYIYHDEFR; this is encoded by the exons ATGGGTAaagtttcattatttatttatgtaacaATAGCCCTGCTCCTACTCCTGCTTCTTTCAAAATCTCCTAATAAACCCCATAGCAACCGCCGCCACCGCAGACTGAAAGTCCGCTCTTCCTTCAACTTCAGGCCCACCCATCACGAGCCGGTCCCCTTTGACCCGCTCGTGGCCGACATTGAGCGCCGCCGCGAGGACCGGCAGTGGGAGAAGCAGTACATTGAGCACGCCCATCACGAGTTGAGTCACAATCACGATGCTGCCCCCGGCGAGGAGGCCCAGCCTGAGTGGGAGGATTTTATGAATGCCGAAGATTATTTGAACGATGAGGAGAAGTTTAATGTCACTGATAG GTTGGTGTTGCTGTTTCCAAAGATTGATGTGAATCCAGCCGATGGATATATTAATGAGGATGAGTTGACTGATTGGAACATGCAGCAGGCAGAGAGGGATGTGATGCATAGGACTCAGAGGGAGATGGAGACtcatgataaaaataaagatggatTTGTGTCATTTGCTGAGTACGAGCCTCCCACTTGGGTTCGTAATTCTG aTAATAACTCCTTTGGCTATGATATGGGCTGGTGGAAGGAGGAGCACTTTAATGCATCAGATGCAGATGGAGATGGTCTTTTGAATCTAACCGAGTTCAATGA TTTTCTGCATCCAGCTGACACCAAGAATCCAAAGCTTATTCTATGGTTATCCAAGGAAGAAGTAAG GGAACGAGACTCAGATAGAGATGGGAAAGTGAATTTTAAGGAATTTTTCCATGGGCTCTTTGACTTGGTAAGGAACTATGATGATGAAGGTCATAATTCTTCACATCCATCTGATGACACAATGGATGCCCCTGCCAGACAATTGTTTGGTCAGCTTGACAAAGACGGTGACGG ATATTTATCAGATGTTGAACTACTTCCTATAATTGGAAAACTCCATCCGTCAGAGCGTTACTATGCAAAACAACAAGCGGATTACATCATATCACAG GCAGACACAGATAAAGATGGCCGTCTAACCTTGTTAGAAATGATTGAGAACCCGTATGTATTTTACAGTGCTATTTTCACTGATGAAGACGATGATGACTACATATACCATGACGAGTTCCGCTAA